In one Watersipora subatra chromosome 6, tzWatSuba1.1, whole genome shotgun sequence genomic region, the following are encoded:
- the LOC137398291 gene encoding uro-adherence factor A-like codes for MSSDQLSESWQKKIEKNGARIPDNCIQNRPTNLKFGIKNVEGMSSTPKHGPLNTHIKGQHWRGMHMKNYSTSIHHPGNVPSNPNILTASKPFRKSTEFTKAINGELPSCEVKYKTCYSQRLNKFDSNAENFSTHSSELNHDKAVKNWKWARKCLKDSLAEPQKQQKGGYLTKEYIANNSSYCSKNFPLSSSESLSISAKSSNSATNSLSNFGHQTVNRVQSPALNKTQQKPKSFNQSFYCLDQQTNANSSADSVTDLWINRNSSRKNDGIRVKDSDNLSEASMLTQTYERKKCEKTNKDLHLKYTKAQQEAATILDLAYRSVDPKHASTRTRYTSSKQHEEAKKNQSCKEKRNDVESLEDSRDFILSDKISKPRTLTKKPQTMLNKQAKYPNCQKSLPAKANSKKQKHGSPTTSKGNTVHSSNSGSKGLNYEEAMGLQVGTSLTSQESPKNLTDQEPAADIQKIGTLNSEAPVRAKDAENSNNEKDLSLTYKEAMALHNPSIADSSQRNDVTPDDHSVTEKKNEIDQNSSTHQPTIEKQNDHLNKDSSLTDQKVHSYQSSNKVKSGSQDSGVNYKSAEQLAQRNLSDDAVVNAYKEGIIKSESTYKRSSIENISHNNVKQVTYKEQNNSKSQEKLVNQNKRDSVNKHLERRSSLIIPSLTQIKTPSSKLLANSKENSVENPKKTSKSSTSQKPEKEDQHSADDNVTLAKDKKSDMPYDKEVNEHRELGTNRASSAEIPKTGTKSKDSTERTKSGSIPHQQSARKSREQQVPGTKKHSKPLNHSSSKMSEEDTVEEPKPTYKHSEWSNASQFQPVVSTNKNTAQETKSVDRKISSQPKLSKVQSNDTANKVVSSSGSDGMRAKSITSKKADSHDAAVRSQSETNNAKKSSSLETKPENKKPSITHQSGSIGNTDHLLEVKDSVTKQENVAGIDMTFKEPSNRNLEQKSENVVDKSKLTPSNKQGNDPMSDPDTFESAESYLSDKYDDPVLEPLPED; via the coding sequence ATGTCTTCAGATCAGCTGTCGGAGAGCTGGCAGAAAAAGATAGAAAAGAATGGTGCTAGAATCCCTGACAATTGTATACAAAACAGGCCAACAAATCTCAAGTTCGGCATTAAAAATGTTGAGGGGATGTCATCCACTCCAAAACATGGACCGCTAAATACTCACATTAAAGGACAACATTGGAGAGGTATGCACATGAAAAATTATTCAACAAGTATTCATCATCCAGGAAATGTTCCAAGTAATCCAAACATTCTGACTGCTTCAAAACCATTCCGTAAGAGCACTGAGTTTACAAAGGCTATAAATGGAGAACTACCAAGTTGTGAGGTTAAATACAAAACTTGCTATTCTCAACGTCTCAATAAGTTTGATTCAAATGCAGAAAACTTTTCTACACACAGTTCAGAGTTAAATCATGACAAAGCGGTAAAAAACTGGAAATGGGCTAGAAAATGTCTAAAAGACAGTTTAGCTGAACCTCAGAAACAACAAAAAGGTGGTTATCTAACAAAGGAGTACATAGCTAACAATTCTAGCTATTGCTCAAAGAATTTTCCCCTTAGTAGCAGTGAAAGTTTGAGCATTAGTGCAAAATCATCAAACAGTGCTACGAATTCTTTGTCAAACTTTGGTCATCAAACAGTAAACCGCGTACAAAGTCCTGCTTTAAATAAAACGCAACAGAAACCAAAAAGTTTCAACCAAAGCTTTTACTGTTTGGATCAGCAAACAAATGCTAATTCATCAGCTGATTCAGTAACAGACCTTTGGATAAATAGAAACAGCTCAAGAAAAAATGATGGAATCAGGGTAAAAGACTCTGACAATTTGAGTGAAGCATCAATGCTTACACAAACGTATGAAAGGAAAAAGTGTGAGAAAACTAACAAAGATCTTCATTTGAAATATACTAAAGCACAGCAAGAAGCTGCAACCATTTTAGACCTGGCATACAGATCAGTAGACCCAAAACACGCCTCTACCAGAACCAGATACACAAGCAGTAAACAGCATGAAGAGGCTAAAAAGAACCAAAGCTGTAAAGAAAAAAGGAATGATGTAGAATCACTTGAAGACAGCCGTGATTTTATCTTAAGTGATAAAATCTCTAAACCAAGAACCTTAACAAAAAAACCTCAAACCATGCTAAATAAACAAGCAAAATATCCAAATTGCCAAAAGAGTCTTCCTGCTAAAGCAAattcaaaaaagcaaaaacatGGCTCACCCACTACTAGTAAAGGAAATACTGTCCATTCTTCAAACAGTGGCTCCAAAGGTCTCAACTATGAGGAAGCAATGGGTCTACAAGTTGGAACTAGCCTGACATCTCAAGAATCACCAAAAAATCTTACTGATCAAGAACCTGCAGCAGATATACAAAAAATTGGAACTCTAAATTCAGAAGCACCTGTTAGGGCAAAAGATGCAGAAAattcaaataatgaaaaagaTTTAAGTCTGACTTACAAAGAAGCTATGGCTTTACACAATCCATCTATTGCTGATAGCAGCCAGCGTAATGATGTTACTCCAGACGATCACTCGGTAacagaaaagaaaaatgagattGACCAGAATTCTAGCACACATCAACCAACAATAGAGAAACAGAATGACCATCTAAATAAGGATTCAAGCTTAACAGATCAAAAAGTGCATTCTTATCAATCCTCAAACAAAGTAAAGTCAGGGAGTCAAGACTCCGGCGTCAACTACAAAAGTGCAGAACAGCTTGCTCAGCGTAATCTGTCAGATGATGCAGTGGTTAACGCATATAAGGAAGGAATAATAAAGTCCGAATCAACTTACAAAAGATCTAGTATAGAGAACATAAGTCATAATAATGTAAAGCAAGTTACATACAAAGAACAAAACAATTCTAAAAGTCAAGAAAAGTTGGTAAATCAGAATAAGAGGGATTCTGTAAATAAACACCTAGAAAGGCGATCATCTCTAATTATTCCATCTTTAACACAAATAAAAACACCCTCCTCTAAATTATTGGCAAACAGTAAAGAAAATTCTGTAGAAAATCCAAAGAAAACTAGCAAATCTTCAACTTCACAAAAGCCTGAAAAAGAGGATCAACATTCTGCTGATGACAATGTCACTTTAGCTAAAGACAAAAAATCTGATATGCCATATGATAAAGAAGTAAATGAACACAGAGAATTGGGAACCAATAGAGCGAGCTCTGCAGAAATTCCAAAAACTGGCACAAAGTCAAAAGACTCGACGGAAAGAACAAAAAGTGGCTCAATACCTCACCAGCAATCCGCGAGAAAGTCACGAGAGCAACAGGTACCAGGAACAAAAAAACATAGTAAGCCACTGAATCACTCTAGTTCAAAAATGTCAGAAGAGGATACAGTGGAAGAACCAAAACCTACCTACAAGCACAGTGAATGGTCCAACGCGAGCCAGTTCCAGCCAGTTGTTTCTACGAACAAAAACACTGCTCAAGAAACTAAGTCTGTTGATCGTAAAATTTCATCACAACCAAAGTTGAGTAAGGTTCAATCTAATGACACAGCGAACAAAGTGGTTTCGAGCTCAGGATCAGATGGAATGAGAGCAAAAAGCATAACTTCTAAAAAGGCTGATAGCCATGACGCAGCAGTACGATCACAAAGTGAAACtaataatgcaaaaaagagTTCCAGTCTAGAGACAAAACCAGAAAATAAGAAACCTTCAATTACACATCAATCTGGATCCATTGGAAATACAGATCACCTACTAGAAGTAAAAGATTCTGTAACAAAACAAGAAAACGTGGCAGGCATTGACATGACTTTCAAAGAGCCAAGCAACAGGAATTTGGAGCAAAAATCAGAGAATGTAGTAGATAAATCTAAACTCACGCCATCCAATAAACAAGGGAATGATCCAATGTCAGATCCTGACACGTTCGAGTCAGCTGAAAGTTAtttgagcgataaatatgatgATCCAGTCTTAGAGCCGCTGCCAGAAGACTAA